A portion of the Ignavibacteriales bacterium genome contains these proteins:
- a CDS encoding endonuclease MutS2: protein MAEFSTALLKLEFDRILDRLQQLTASDPGRALAARVVPMIDASLVRQSLNRVSEAKGILIVEGMAPLDGIKNVVTALKHAGIENHILSSRELLDIASTLRASRTLSLFIAKRHTECPLLGELAADLFADKVVEYNITECIDEEGRMRDSASKDLRRIRQDMISTAETLRKRLSSILKRVSEKDFLQEEIITTRDGRMVVPVKTEHKNHVPGFIHSSSASGATVFIEPAETLDLNNSLTELQLSEQREIGRILGMLTAQVREIRPQLEPSLAVLAVLDLIFAKAKYSIEVQGNPPAISDESRIRLFQARHPVLLQRHKREEVVPLDLELGGDIRTLVITGPNAGGKSVAMKSIGLLAACAQSGLHIPAAPESELCVFHSMFVDIGDEQSIENDLSTYSSHLLRMRDILVGADERSLVLVDEIGAGTDPAEGGALAASILTELTKKGSITVATTHHGMLKAFAHETDGVSNASMEFDQETLTPTYRFRFGIPGSSYALELAKRLDLPISVVNLAREFVGDQKIKLENLITELEKQSQEYRAQVQQVSSERDRLNGLVGAYEKKTKDLRTELQSMKKQALDEAKEIVGGAQSLIERAVKEIRESSAEKTVVQSARESVQQMKRKIEELTVEEPRAVSQEFQIGDAVRAKDASQEGEIVELKPPFATVLIGTTKLKVRIDTLQRVKSTQATASTESGHSLYTPEGKNEIDLRGMLGDEAIAHVERFLDDALVAGLHRVDIIHGKGTGALRKRIGEFLKTCPHIKAYRLGEWNEGGSGVTVVELE, encoded by the coding sequence ATGGCTGAATTCTCAACTGCCCTCCTCAAACTCGAATTCGATAGAATACTCGATCGCCTTCAGCAGCTGACGGCCTCAGATCCCGGGCGCGCGCTCGCGGCACGTGTTGTGCCGATGATTGACGCGTCTCTCGTTCGTCAGTCCTTGAACAGAGTCTCTGAGGCGAAAGGAATTCTCATTGTCGAAGGGATGGCCCCGCTCGATGGCATAAAGAACGTGGTCACCGCACTCAAGCATGCGGGGATTGAGAACCATATTCTCAGCAGCCGTGAACTCCTCGACATTGCCTCAACCCTTCGTGCCTCACGAACGCTCTCGCTGTTCATCGCGAAACGGCACACCGAGTGCCCGCTCCTCGGAGAACTCGCAGCTGACCTGTTTGCCGACAAGGTTGTTGAATACAACATCACCGAGTGCATTGACGAAGAGGGTCGTATGCGCGATTCCGCCAGCAAGGACCTCCGCCGCATTCGACAGGACATGATCTCCACAGCGGAGACTCTGCGCAAGCGGCTCTCATCGATCTTGAAGCGCGTCTCTGAAAAAGACTTCCTTCAGGAGGAGATCATCACGACCCGCGACGGGAGAATGGTGGTGCCGGTGAAAACGGAGCACAAGAACCATGTTCCCGGCTTCATTCATTCGAGCTCCGCGAGCGGAGCTACTGTCTTCATCGAACCTGCCGAAACGCTGGATCTCAACAACTCGTTGACAGAGCTGCAACTGAGCGAGCAGCGCGAGATCGGCCGCATCCTTGGCATGCTGACTGCTCAGGTCCGTGAGATTCGCCCACAGCTTGAGCCATCACTCGCCGTGCTTGCAGTGCTCGACCTGATTTTTGCCAAAGCGAAGTACTCTATCGAAGTCCAGGGCAATCCGCCTGCAATTTCTGATGAGAGCCGTATCCGACTGTTTCAAGCCCGTCATCCCGTTCTTTTGCAGCGCCACAAACGGGAGGAGGTCGTGCCGCTCGACCTTGAACTCGGTGGCGACATACGGACGCTCGTGATCACCGGGCCCAACGCAGGGGGGAAGAGTGTTGCGATGAAGAGCATAGGACTTCTCGCAGCCTGCGCACAATCTGGATTGCATATCCCCGCAGCGCCAGAATCCGAACTCTGTGTTTTTCACAGCATGTTCGTCGACATCGGTGACGAGCAATCGATAGAAAACGATCTCAGCACCTACAGCTCACATCTTCTCCGAATGCGGGACATTCTCGTTGGAGCGGACGAAAGAAGTCTGGTGCTTGTCGACGAGATCGGAGCTGGGACGGACCCCGCAGAGGGAGGCGCACTGGCTGCTTCCATCCTCACGGAGCTCACGAAGAAAGGATCAATCACTGTAGCGACCACACATCATGGGATGTTGAAGGCTTTCGCCCACGAGACTGATGGAGTTTCCAACGCGTCCATGGAGTTCGATCAGGAAACCCTGACGCCGACATATCGCTTCCGGTTCGGGATTCCAGGAAGCAGCTACGCCCTCGAGCTTGCGAAACGTCTCGACCTCCCCATTTCTGTGGTTAACCTGGCGCGCGAATTCGTTGGAGATCAGAAAATCAAGCTTGAGAACCTGATCACCGAACTGGAAAAGCAGTCGCAGGAGTATCGGGCGCAGGTACAACAGGTTTCATCGGAACGCGACCGGCTCAACGGGCTGGTCGGGGCCTACGAGAAGAAGACCAAGGACCTTCGCACGGAACTGCAATCGATGAAGAAGCAGGCCCTCGATGAGGCCAAGGAAATCGTCGGCGGAGCCCAGTCGCTTATCGAGCGGGCCGTGAAAGAAATCCGGGAATCTTCCGCGGAAAAGACTGTTGTCCAGTCTGCGCGCGAGAGTGTCCAGCAGATGAAAAGGAAGATTGAGGAATTGACGGTCGAAGAGCCGCGTGCAGTCTCACAAGAGTTTCAGATCGGCGATGCTGTGCGGGCGAAAGATGCTTCGCAAGAAGGAGAAATCGTCGAACTAAAGCCTCCGTTTGCGACCGTGCTCATTGGAACTACAAAGTTGAAAGTTCGAATCGACACGTTGCAGCGGGTCAAATCCACGCAAGCCACTGCATCGACGGAATCGGGACATTCCCTTTACACGCCGGAGGGCAAAAACGAAATCGATCTACGGGGAATGCTCGGCGATGAGGCTATTGCCCACGTGGAGCGGTTCCTCGACGATGCCTTGGTCGCCGGATTACATCGGGTGGACATCATACACGGAAAAGGGACAGGCGCTCTTCGGAAGCGGATAGGCGAGTTTCTGAAAACGTGCCCGCACATCAAGGCCTACCGGCTCGGAGAGTGGAATGAGGGAGGCTCAGGTGTCACAGTCGTAGAACTCGAATGA
- a CDS encoding acetyl-CoA carboxylase biotin carboxylase subunit, with product MTNKRPIQRLLIANRGEIALRVIRACKELDITSVSVFSDIDRKSLHVLLADEAYPLGGSTPREGYLHQSRIIEVARNSGVDAIHPGYGFLAENPDFADAVRSAGLIFIGPSGAAIRMLGDKTSARKMARRLGIPTISGTVEPILDVSEASRLAQTLGFPILLKAAAGGGGKGMRVVRSDSEFESAFRMAQSEAKGAFGDDRVYMEKYLDGPRHIEMQILADEHGNVVYLGERECSIQRRHQKVIEESPSTVVTDELRTQLGSAAVGLAKAAGYSNAGTMEFLLDSEGHFYFLEMNTRLQVEHPVTEEITGIDLVIQQIRIAEGEPLSVRQDEIRRVGHSIECRICAEDPAENFMPSTGKLTRYRLPEGRIRVENGFRQGDEVSVFYDSLMAKVVSWGETRDDAIRSMRRALSDFSIGGVKTTIPFCLHVLKSKAFLEGKADTSFVEKHFDPSDLMRSAKDQRRAAAIAAVLILQREKSHRSGLTVVIGESNRWKASRGEAHR from the coding sequence ATGACAAACAAACGCCCCATACAGCGCCTCCTCATCGCAAACCGGGGAGAAATCGCCCTTCGGGTCATCCGCGCCTGCAAGGAATTGGATATTACGTCGGTCTCCGTCTTTTCCGACATTGATCGGAAATCCTTGCATGTGCTTCTTGCGGATGAAGCCTACCCTCTGGGAGGATCCACACCCCGGGAAGGTTATCTCCATCAATCGAGGATCATCGAGGTCGCCAGGAATTCGGGAGTCGATGCCATACACCCCGGTTATGGTTTTCTGGCGGAAAACCCCGACTTCGCTGATGCGGTTCGGTCTGCGGGATTGATCTTTATTGGACCATCGGGAGCGGCCATTCGAATGCTGGGGGACAAAACCAGTGCCCGCAAGATGGCTCGTCGGCTGGGAATACCGACCATCAGCGGGACTGTCGAGCCGATTCTTGATGTGAGCGAAGCTTCAAGGCTTGCTCAGACCCTTGGATTCCCAATTCTCCTCAAAGCAGCGGCGGGCGGAGGCGGAAAAGGGATGCGTGTTGTTCGTTCGGATAGTGAGTTTGAATCCGCTTTTCGGATGGCCCAGTCAGAAGCGAAAGGGGCATTCGGTGACGACCGCGTCTATATGGAAAAGTATCTCGATGGTCCACGCCACATCGAAATGCAGATCCTGGCAGACGAGCACGGCAATGTAGTATATCTGGGTGAACGCGAATGCTCCATCCAGCGCCGTCACCAGAAAGTGATCGAGGAATCCCCTTCGACAGTCGTAACTGACGAACTCCGAACGCAGCTGGGATCAGCTGCCGTCGGTTTGGCTAAAGCAGCGGGCTATTCCAACGCGGGCACCATGGAGTTCTTGCTTGATTCCGAAGGTCATTTCTATTTCCTTGAAATGAATACCCGACTTCAGGTCGAGCACCCGGTGACCGAAGAAATCACGGGAATAGACCTCGTAATACAGCAAATAAGAATAGCAGAAGGTGAACCGCTGTCCGTCCGGCAGGATGAAATCAGAAGAGTAGGGCATTCGATCGAATGCCGCATCTGCGCGGAGGATCCGGCGGAGAATTTCATGCCCTCCACCGGAAAACTCACCCGGTACCGGTTGCCGGAAGGGCGAATCCGCGTTGAAAACGGCTTTCGGCAGGGAGACGAAGTCTCTGTGTTCTATGATTCCCTGATGGCGAAGGTCGTTTCCTGGGGAGAGACAAGGGATGACGCCATCAGATCGATGCGAAGAGCACTTTCAGATTTTTCAATCGGGGGAGTCAAGACCACTATTCCGTTCTGCTTGCATGTGTTGAAATCTAAGGCTTTCCTCGAGGGAAAGGCTGATACTTCTTTTGTGGAAAAGCACTTTGACCCATCTGATCTCATGCGCTCTGCGAAGGATCAACGGAGGGCTGCAGCGATTGCCGCGGTGCTAATCTTGCAGCGTGAGAAATCGCACCGCTCCGGTCTGACAGTTGTGATCGGAGAATCAAACCGATGGAAGGCGAGCAGGGGGGAGGCTCACCGCTGA
- the purL gene encoding phosphoribosylformylglycinamidine synthase subunit PurL, producing the protein MKDLEPAVNLALALEHGLTEDEYGMILKILGRTPTYTELGIYSVMWSEHCSYKNSIAVLKTLPRSGARLLVSAGEENAGLVDIGDDLAVAFKIESHNHPSAVEPYQGAATGVGGILRDIFTMGARPIAALNSLRFGELTNDRVRYLFKGVVKGIGDYGNSFGVPTVAGEVYFDPSYASNPLVNAMAVGIVRHGDVAKAIAKGAGNLVMIVGSSTGRDGIHGATFASEEISEKSEAKRPSVQVGDPFTEKLLLEATLEAIQAGLIVGIQDMGAAGLTCSSMEMSAKGNSGMEINLDVVPLREESMTSYEIMLSESQERMLLVVKPEDEAATKKIFEKWDLHAVVIGTVIDQDRVRIFHHGELKADVPAETLVLGGGAPVYTREAKEPEYLAGVRAFDVSSIPQPKNYNEVLLRLLSSSTVASKQWVFDQYDSMVRTNSIPASFDAAIVRIKGTKKALALKTDCNGRYVYLNPKRGAQIAVAESARNVACTGALPVAITNCLNFGNPYDPEVFWQFKEAAAGIKDACIILDTPVTGGNVSFYNESPDAAVLPTPVIGMLGVLDDVDKAVPSSFQTPGDSILLLGQELGEIGGSEYLFQQTGKVLGDAPLIDLQAEKSLQALCISLAAKCLIESAHDCAEGGLAVAAAEALFGSSNGLGATMSYPRPELRPDFSLFGETQSRILVTVRREKLELALGEALKQNVPAKVIGEVTKNQELRIGAEIALRVETAEEAYRCAIPKAMGEK; encoded by the coding sequence ATGAAGGACTTGGAACCGGCTGTCAATCTCGCCCTGGCTCTTGAACATGGACTTACTGAAGACGAATACGGGATGATCCTCAAAATCCTTGGTCGGACTCCCACATATACTGAACTTGGCATATACAGCGTGATGTGGAGCGAGCACTGCAGCTACAAGAACTCGATTGCAGTCCTAAAGACACTCCCACGCAGCGGAGCCAGGCTTCTCGTAAGCGCTGGAGAAGAAAACGCGGGCCTGGTTGATATCGGGGATGACCTAGCAGTCGCTTTCAAAATAGAAAGCCACAATCATCCTTCGGCTGTCGAACCGTACCAGGGAGCCGCTACGGGCGTGGGCGGAATTCTCCGCGACATCTTCACGATGGGAGCTCGACCAATAGCAGCTCTGAACTCACTAAGGTTCGGAGAACTCACGAACGATCGTGTCCGATATCTCTTCAAGGGAGTTGTGAAGGGCATCGGAGATTACGGTAATAGCTTTGGTGTTCCAACCGTTGCTGGTGAAGTGTACTTCGATCCATCGTACGCATCCAATCCGCTCGTTAATGCCATGGCAGTTGGAATCGTTCGGCACGGCGATGTGGCCAAGGCCATTGCGAAAGGGGCTGGCAACCTGGTGATGATTGTCGGGTCGTCGACAGGAAGAGACGGAATTCATGGCGCGACCTTCGCTTCGGAGGAAATCTCGGAGAAATCAGAGGCGAAACGTCCATCTGTCCAGGTTGGGGATCCATTCACAGAGAAACTGCTGCTTGAGGCCACGCTTGAAGCGATACAAGCGGGATTGATCGTAGGTATCCAGGACATGGGAGCTGCCGGGCTGACATGTTCCAGCATGGAGATGAGCGCCAAGGGGAACAGCGGCATGGAGATCAACCTCGACGTGGTGCCCTTGAGAGAAGAAAGCATGACAAGCTACGAGATCATGCTCTCAGAGTCTCAGGAGAGGATGCTCCTGGTGGTTAAGCCGGAAGATGAAGCGGCGACTAAGAAGATATTTGAGAAGTGGGACTTACATGCGGTCGTTATAGGGACCGTGATAGACCAAGACCGCGTGCGGATTTTCCACCATGGCGAGCTGAAGGCGGACGTACCTGCTGAAACCCTGGTACTAGGCGGCGGAGCGCCAGTGTACACGCGTGAGGCAAAGGAACCTGAATATCTTGCAGGCGTGAGGGCTTTTGATGTTTCGTCGATTCCTCAGCCGAAAAACTACAACGAAGTCCTTCTGCGCCTGCTTTCTTCGTCGACGGTAGCATCGAAGCAGTGGGTCTTCGACCAGTACGATTCAATGGTGCGTACAAATAGCATACCAGCGAGCTTTGATGCGGCCATAGTACGTATCAAGGGAACAAAGAAGGCGCTCGCGTTAAAGACCGACTGCAATGGAAGATACGTGTACTTGAATCCCAAGCGCGGCGCTCAAATCGCCGTGGCTGAATCAGCTCGAAATGTCGCTTGCACAGGTGCGCTGCCCGTAGCGATTACGAACTGCCTTAACTTCGGCAATCCGTACGATCCTGAGGTGTTCTGGCAGTTCAAGGAGGCTGCTGCTGGAATCAAGGACGCGTGCATCATCCTTGACACGCCCGTTACTGGCGGCAACGTGAGTTTCTACAACGAAAGCCCTGACGCTGCCGTGCTCCCGACTCCGGTGATCGGAATGCTCGGAGTCCTTGACGACGTCGACAAGGCCGTTCCGTCGTCGTTTCAGACTCCAGGAGATTCAATTCTGCTACTGGGGCAAGAACTCGGAGAGATTGGTGGATCAGAGTATCTGTTCCAACAGACGGGCAAAGTGCTTGGCGATGCACCACTTATCGACCTGCAGGCTGAGAAATCACTTCAGGCACTTTGTATCTCCCTGGCAGCCAAATGCTTGATTGAATCGGCACACGATTGCGCGGAAGGCGGTCTCGCTGTTGCCGCGGCTGAAGCGCTGTTTGGAAGCAGCAATGGCCTGGGGGCCACGATGTCATATCCGAGACCCGAGCTTCGTCCGGACTTCAGCCTTTTTGGTGAGACGCAGTCCCGAATACTTGTGACAGTCCGAAGGGAGAAACTCGAATTGGCGTTGGGCGAGGCGCTGAAGCAAAACGTTCCGGCCAAAGTCATCGGGGAAGTCACCAAGAATCAGGAGTTGAGGATCGGAGCAGAAATCGCGTTGCGTGTGGAAACAGCGGAGGAAGCTTACAGGTGTGCGATCCCTAAGGCGATGGGAGAGAAGTGA
- a CDS encoding Rieske (2Fe-2S) protein encodes MTWTRRVFLRETIAGWLALVLAPVGYALARRWTPRNSESGLEAVTLGSVEDFRVSSSRLVSFGSERVIVARSADGTFHAVSGVCTHMGCSIRFEQSADKPEFACNCHDSRFDLDGINLSGPAPSPLMRFDVEASGKELRLLKSACPAGT; translated from the coding sequence ATGACCTGGACACGAAGAGTATTCCTGAGGGAAACGATTGCCGGATGGCTTGCCCTGGTCCTGGCACCAGTCGGCTACGCTTTGGCTCGTCGATGGACACCACGCAACAGTGAGAGTGGTTTGGAAGCAGTGACGCTCGGTTCAGTGGAAGATTTCAGGGTATCGTCGAGCCGACTGGTGTCGTTCGGAAGTGAGAGGGTTATCGTTGCGCGATCTGCGGATGGCACGTTTCACGCTGTGAGCGGCGTCTGTACGCATATGGGATGTTCGATACGGTTTGAGCAATCGGCTGATAAACCTGAGTTTGCATGCAATTGTCACGATAGTCGGTTTGATCTTGATGGAATCAATCTTTCTGGTCCTGCGCCGAGTCCGCTGATGCGGTTTGATGTGGAGGCGAGCGGAAAGGAGTTGAGGCTTCTGAAGAGCGCTTGTCCCGCTGGCACCTAA
- the dapF gene encoding diaminopimelate epimerase, whose product MDFAKMTGAGNDFVVIDNRSKRIKAGAKAAKVLCDRRWGIGADGVLLLEKSRRAGYKMMYYNADGSYGGMCGNGGRCIAWFAFRNKIAARQHEFEALDHVYGAKIGKNEVVLSMKDPRSIRIGDAILFGSGELKVNFVDTGSPHVVVPVESLPEKVQLGDVDVLGVGRKLRFDAHFSPTGTNVNFIERAGRNSIKIRTYERGVEDETLACGTGSIASAIVAARLWNIKSPIEVIPKSDMPLRIAFDDKAGLISQVRLAGPAAIVYTGTIDL is encoded by the coding sequence ATGGATTTTGCGAAAATGACCGGTGCGGGGAATGATTTTGTGGTCATTGACAATCGCTCAAAGCGGATAAAAGCTGGTGCAAAAGCAGCCAAGGTTCTTTGTGACCGGAGATGGGGAATAGGGGCTGATGGGGTGCTTCTTCTGGAGAAAAGCCGGCGTGCGGGCTACAAAATGATGTACTACAACGCTGATGGCAGTTACGGGGGAATGTGCGGAAATGGGGGGCGATGTATCGCATGGTTTGCCTTTAGGAACAAGATCGCTGCCAGGCAACACGAATTTGAGGCACTAGACCACGTTTATGGGGCGAAGATCGGGAAGAATGAGGTCGTCCTGAGTATGAAGGACCCTCGCAGCATCAGGATCGGGGATGCAATCCTGTTCGGATCCGGCGAATTGAAGGTGAACTTTGTTGACACTGGATCACCGCACGTAGTGGTGCCGGTGGAGAGTCTGCCAGAAAAGGTTCAACTCGGTGATGTTGATGTGTTGGGTGTGGGACGGAAGTTGCGCTTCGATGCTCATTTCTCTCCAACTGGGACCAATGTGAATTTTATTGAGCGGGCTGGACGTAACTCCATAAAAATTCGAACTTACGAGCGTGGAGTCGAAGACGAGACATTAGCATGTGGGACCGGCTCGATTGCTTCAGCAATCGTTGCTGCTCGTCTGTGGAACATCAAGTCGCCGATAGAAGTCATTCCGAAGAGCGACATGCCGCTTAGGATCGCATTCGACGACAAGGCTGGGTTAATCAGTCAAGTTCGGCTTGCTGGACCGGCCGCAATAGTCTATACAGGTACTATTGACCTATAG
- the phoU gene encoding phosphate signaling complex protein PhoU: protein MTRHYEQELDQLRTMLIRMGSLVEEQIDYAVKAITEADVSLANLVIERDKKVDEFDIAIDQRCMAIFALSQPVAIDLRLLMAALKINNELERIGDIAANLGERVSALMPYSNFVKATPLRQMADAAREMVKHAIDSFVNNDPELAKMVLTSDDVVDCFDREIFSAMIARMKESPENIAPASHLMIVSRHIERLADHATNIAEDVIFLVNAKIIKHHAYDREAE from the coding sequence TTGACGAGACATTATGAACAGGAGCTGGATCAACTTCGAACCATGCTTATTCGCATGGGGAGCCTCGTGGAAGAGCAGATAGACTATGCCGTCAAAGCAATTACCGAAGCTGACGTCTCACTTGCCAACCTCGTCATTGAACGAGACAAGAAGGTGGATGAATTCGACATTGCGATCGATCAACGATGCATGGCTATTTTCGCATTGTCCCAACCCGTCGCGATCGACCTGCGGCTCTTGATGGCGGCCCTGAAGATCAACAATGAGCTGGAGCGGATCGGAGACATCGCGGCAAATTTAGGGGAACGCGTTTCTGCGTTGATGCCATATTCGAACTTTGTCAAGGCCACGCCGCTGCGGCAAATGGCAGACGCGGCCCGCGAAATGGTGAAACACGCGATCGATTCGTTCGTGAACAATGACCCGGAGCTGGCAAAGATGGTTCTGACGTCGGACGACGTCGTCGACTGCTTCGATCGCGAGATATTCTCTGCGATGATAGCAAGAATGAAGGAGTCGCCGGAGAACATCGCTCCGGCATCACACCTTATGATCGTCTCAAGGCACATCGAGCGTCTCGCCGACCACGCCACCAACATTGCGGAGGACGTAATCTTCCTGGTGAACGCGAAGATCATCAAACACCACGCTTACGATCGAGAGGCCGAGTAG
- the pstB gene encoding phosphate ABC transporter ATP-binding protein PstB: MNNNGYKIKTKKLSLSYGPKLALKEISMDIKTNQVTALIGPSGCGKSTFLRSLNRMNDLIDGVRTTGEVIVDDVDVYRDDVDVVELRKKVGMIFQKSNPFPKSIYDNVAYGPRINSVHDKKTLDETVERSLKQAALWDEVKDDLGKSGLALSGGQQQRLCIARALAVDPEVLLMDEPASALDPIATAKIEELIYELKEKYTIVIVTHNMQQAARVSDRTAFFYLGELIEYDDTKLIFTNPSIKQTEDYITGRFG; this comes from the coding sequence GCCCAAGCTGGCTCTGAAGGAAATCTCCATGGACATCAAGACGAATCAGGTAACCGCCTTGATAGGTCCTTCGGGCTGCGGCAAATCGACATTCCTGCGATCGTTGAATCGCATGAACGACTTGATCGACGGGGTTCGAACGACGGGTGAAGTAATTGTCGATGACGTGGACGTTTATCGGGATGATGTCGATGTTGTGGAATTGCGGAAGAAGGTCGGAATGATCTTCCAGAAGTCGAATCCCTTCCCAAAATCAATTTACGATAATGTCGCATATGGTCCACGAATCAACAGCGTTCACGACAAGAAAACGCTCGACGAGACAGTTGAAAGGAGCCTGAAGCAGGCTGCCTTGTGGGATGAGGTGAAAGATGATCTCGGCAAAAGCGGGTTGGCCTTGTCGGGTGGGCAGCAGCAGCGTCTCTGCATAGCGCGAGCCCTCGCGGTTGATCCCGAAGTGCTTCTGATGGACGAGCCGGCGAGCGCTTTGGATCCCATTGCGACCGCGAAAATAGAAGAACTCATTTATGAGCTCAAAGAGAAGTACACGATCGTCATTGTGACTCACAATATGCAGCAAGCGGCCCGTGTCAGTGACCGGACGGCGTTCTTCTATCTTGGGGAACTTATTGAATACGACGATACGAAGCTGATCTTCACGAATCCATCGATCAAGCAGACTGAAGACTACATCACCGGAAGATTCGGGTAA